In one window of Cheilinus undulatus linkage group 23, ASM1832078v1, whole genome shotgun sequence DNA:
- the dera gene encoding deoxyribose-phosphate aldolase, with product MSARNPGIPLDLQWVSKVKVNTQAVLKRAQHIQGLKTPKKQWQAAWLLKAVTCIDLTTLAGDDTPSNVHRLCLKAIQPIRFDLLKSMDMHDKGITTAAVCVYPARVADAAKSLKDANSSLPVASVATGFPAGQTPLETRLQEVRLAVSDGATEIDIVINRTLAITGQWEALYDEIRQFRSACGDAHMKTILAIGELGTFTNVYKASLVAMMAGSDFIKTSTGKETVNATHPVAIVMVRAIRDYFLSTGHKIGFKPAGGIRTAQESLLWLALIKEELGDEWLHPHLFRIGASSLLADIERQIYHHVTGQYAAYHELPMA from the exons ATGTCCGCGAGGAACCCCGGAATTCCACTTG ATCTGCAGTGGGTGTCAAAGGTAAAGGTTAACACTCAGGCCGTCCTGAAGAGGGCTCAGCACATCCAGGGACTGAAGACGCCCAAGAAACAGTGGCAG GCGGCGTGGCTCCTGAAGGCGGTCACATGTATCGACCTGACCACTCTGGCGGGGGATGACACGCCGTCTAACGTCCACCGTCTGTGCCTGAAAGCTatccaaccaatcagattcGACCTGCTGAAGAGCATGGACATGCACGACAAAG GTATAACCACGGCGGCAGTGTGTGTGTATCCTGCTCGTGTTGCTGATGCTGCTAAATCCCTTAAAGATGCTAACTCCAGTTTACCTGTGGCCTCAG TGGCGACTGGTTTCCCTGCAGGTCAGACCCCGTTGGAGACCCGCCTACAAGAAGTTCGCCTGGCCGTGTCTGATGGAGCAACAGAGATCGACATTGTCATCAATCGAACACTCGCCATCACAGGCCAATGGGAGG CTCTGTATGATGAGATCCGTCAGTTCCGTTCGGCGTGTGGAGACGCTCACATGAAGACCATCCTCGCCATTGGAGAGCTCGGCACCTTCACTAACGTCTACAAGGCCAGCTTGGTCGCCATGATGGCTG GTTCAGACTTCATCAAAACGTCCACAGGTAAAGAAACTGTCAACGCCACCCACCCAGTCGCCATTGTGATGGTGAGAGCCATCAGGGACTACTTCCTGTCTACAGGACATAAG ATCGGATTTAAACCAGCGGGGGGGATCAGGACGGCCCAGGAGTCCCTGCTGTGGCTCGCTCTCATTAAGGAGGAGCTAGGAGACGAATGGCTCCACCCACACCTGTTCCGCATCGGAGCCAGCAGCCTATTGGCTGACATCGAGCGCCAG ATCTACCATCATGTAACCGGACAGTATGCAGCCTATCATGAGCTGCCCATGGCCTGA